Proteins encoded by one window of Halobaculum halobium:
- a CDS encoding HalOD1 output domain-containing protein has translation MSESVDPDAVAALVQSTGASRAIDTVDVSFDFAEHNITVRGTGGITVRTADSDR, from the coding sequence CTGTCCGAGTCCGTCGATCCTGACGCGGTAGCTGCGCTCGTTCAGTCGACCGGCGCGTCAAGGGCAATCGACACTGTGGATGTCTCGTTTGACTTCGCAGAACACAATATCACAGTTCGTGGTACCGGTGGGATCACTGTTCGCACGGCCGATTCCGACCGGTAA
- a CDS encoding winged helix-turn-helix transcriptional regulator gives MAVEEPQAAESVESLDAGPCPVVDALEQVGSKWRLVVLHDLLDGEKRFNELKRSTDASARTLSRVLDDLREMGFVQKRMEPDAPVATFYSLTAKGESLSVVFEEVESWAGEWLDTCRE, from the coding sequence ATGGCAGTCGAAGAGCCGCAGGCGGCGGAGTCCGTGGAGTCGCTCGACGCCGGGCCGTGCCCCGTCGTCGACGCGCTCGAACAGGTGGGGTCGAAGTGGCGTCTCGTGGTGCTGCACGACCTGCTTGACGGCGAGAAGCGATTCAACGAGCTGAAGCGCTCGACGGACGCCAGCGCGCGGACCCTCTCCCGCGTGCTCGACGACCTCAGGGAGATGGGGTTCGTCCAGAAGCGCATGGAGCCGGACGCGCCCGTGGCGACGTTCTACTCGCTGACCGCCAAGGGCGAATCGCTCTCGGTCGTCTTCGAAGAGGTGGAGTCGTGGGCCGGCGAGTGGCTCGACACCTGTCGCGAGTAG
- a CDS encoding YqaA family protein, translating into MASEPSWWPDFGWLTRLVETATGWTGLGIIFVYSFLIAFALPGVSEVVLLAPLDLGLPTWAKLSVIMFVSGLGKAAGSVFAFHIGQEAKQSGPIIRWLRRSRFDVIEWSESTTAELARRYGYAGLALALSVPFFPDTISIYAFAVLERDYWRFALATFVGSVGRLIVTLGLFGAGSLTLGLF; encoded by the coding sequence CTGGCGAGCGAGCCGTCCTGGTGGCCCGACTTCGGCTGGCTCACGCGGCTCGTCGAGACCGCGACGGGCTGGACCGGGCTGGGGATCATCTTCGTCTACTCGTTCCTCATCGCGTTCGCGCTCCCGGGCGTGAGCGAGGTCGTCCTGCTGGCGCCGTTGGACCTGGGGCTGCCGACGTGGGCGAAGCTCTCGGTCATCATGTTCGTGTCCGGCCTCGGGAAGGCCGCCGGGTCGGTGTTCGCGTTCCACATCGGACAGGAGGCGAAGCAGTCGGGGCCGATCATCAGGTGGCTCCGGCGCTCCCGGTTCGACGTGATCGAGTGGTCCGAGAGCACGACCGCGGAACTGGCGCGTCGATACGGCTACGCCGGCCTCGCGCTCGCGCTCTCGGTGCCGTTCTTCCCCGACACGATCTCCATCTACGCGTTCGCCGTGCTCGAACGCGACTACTGGCGCTTCGCGCTCGCGACGTTCGTCGGCAGCGTCGGCCGCCTGATCGTCACGCTCGGCCTGTTCGGCGCCGGCTCGCTCACCCTCGGACTGTTCTGA
- a CDS encoding TrmB family transcriptional regulator: MSTDDTVDEAVEVLQQLGLKEYEAKCFVGLSRLSTGTAKHLSEITDVPRTRVYDAVRVLEAQGLVEVQHSSPQRFRAVPLAEATETLREQYEARVDRLSAALADAERVDAEQESPVQEVWTMSGTDAIANRSYALLTDAAEEVVFVIGDGTMLTDELIESLNALDSSVDLLIGAVTEELEAQIQEAIPRATTFLSGLGWLRTEVGADDDLAIGRLLLVDRSTILVSTLVPGTHEEQAVFGGGFRNGLIVIARRLLSQGLIPKRDPQTD; this comes from the coding sequence ATGAGCACAGATGACACAGTAGACGAAGCGGTCGAGGTACTCCAGCAACTCGGCCTAAAGGAGTACGAAGCCAAGTGCTTCGTCGGGCTATCGCGCCTCTCGACGGGCACGGCGAAACACCTCAGCGAAATAACAGACGTTCCCCGGACGCGCGTCTACGACGCGGTTCGCGTCTTGGAGGCCCAGGGGCTCGTCGAGGTCCAGCACTCGAGTCCACAGCGGTTCCGGGCCGTGCCGCTGGCAGAAGCGACCGAAACGCTCCGGGAACAGTACGAGGCCCGCGTCGACCGCCTCTCAGCGGCGCTTGCAGACGCCGAGCGCGTCGACGCCGAACAAGAGTCGCCGGTTCAAGAAGTCTGGACCATGTCGGGAACAGATGCGATCGCAAATCGGTCGTACGCGCTCCTCACGGACGCCGCCGAGGAGGTGGTATTCGTCATCGGCGACGGCACGATGTTGACCGACGAACTAATCGAGAGCCTCAACGCGCTCGACAGCAGCGTTGACCTGCTTATCGGTGCAGTCACAGAGGAACTCGAAGCGCAGATCCAAGAAGCCATTCCGAGAGCGACGACGTTCCTGTCGGGTCTCGGCTGGCTTCGCACCGAGGTCGGCGCGGATGACGATCTCGCTATCGGACGGCTCCTTCTCGTCGATCGGTCGACGATCCTCGTCAGTACGCTCGTGCCGGGCACGCACGAAGAACAGGCCGTCTTCGGCGGCGGGTTCCGAAATGGCCTTATTGTGATTGCGCGTCGGTTGCTCTCACAGGGGCTCATTCCGAAACGCGACCCACAAACGGACTAG
- a CDS encoding helix-turn-helix domain-containing protein has translation MSGGTKREDVLEVEFRFGESAYPFVRASAAADCTLELAELLPRSDGEYAEYFNVIDARPEEIEPLAAEHEGTEVSVIETYADGGLFEFVVSHGCPARRLAELGALPRTVRGTNGRGSIVAEIPSEADAPAIVATFLEETPEATLRSKRSKASMMPLLSRGTLHRTLAERLTDRQREVLRTAFEAGYYDWPRGCTGEEVAAELDIASATFSEHVHAAERTLIASMLNER, from the coding sequence ATGTCCGGGGGGACCAAGCGCGAGGACGTCCTCGAAGTCGAGTTCCGCTTCGGGGAGTCTGCGTATCCGTTCGTCAGGGCGTCTGCTGCCGCCGACTGTACCCTGGAACTCGCCGAATTGCTTCCGCGGAGCGACGGCGAGTACGCCGAATACTTCAACGTTATCGACGCTCGCCCCGAGGAGATCGAACCGCTCGCGGCCGAACACGAGGGCACGGAGGTCTCGGTGATCGAGACCTACGCGGACGGCGGGCTGTTCGAGTTCGTGGTGTCCCACGGCTGCCCGGCACGCCGGTTGGCGGAACTCGGCGCGCTCCCGCGAACCGTCCGGGGGACGAACGGACGCGGCAGCATCGTCGCCGAGATCCCGAGCGAGGCCGACGCTCCTGCGATCGTCGCAACATTCCTCGAGGAGACGCCGGAGGCGACGCTGCGATCCAAACGGTCGAAAGCGTCGATGATGCCGCTGCTCTCGCGGGGGACACTCCATCGGACGTTAGCGGAGCGGCTCACCGACCGCCAGCGCGAGGTCCTCCGGACGGCGTTCGAGGCCGGCTACTACGACTGGCCGCGCGGGTGCACCGGCGAGGAGGTGGCGGCGGAACTCGATATCGCGTCGGCGACGTTCTCCGAGCACGTCCACGCTGCAGAACGGACCCTCATCGCGTCGATGCTCAACGAGCGCTGA
- a CDS encoding DUF7344 domain-containing protein, which yields MSTQDTAVSFEAYLDAVGHVERRRLLLALLNSTSDGDPTVALDRLDSTAADETLRLSLHHVHLPKLEDLGFVDADRDQRSVTTGPQFDEIRPILKLLDDNRDQLPHGWV from the coding sequence ATGAGCACGCAAGATACGGCGGTCTCTTTTGAAGCGTACCTCGATGCCGTGGGACACGTCGAACGCCGTCGGCTGCTTCTCGCGCTGCTGAATAGCACTTCTGACGGAGATCCAACTGTCGCGCTCGACCGGCTCGATTCGACCGCCGCTGACGAAACTCTGCGACTGTCTCTGCACCACGTCCATCTCCCGAAACTGGAGGATCTGGGGTTCGTTGACGCCGACCGAGACCAGCGTTCTGTGACCACTGGCCCTCAGTTCGACGAGATCCGTCCCATCCTCAAACTCCTCGACGACAATCGGGATCAGCTCCCTCACGGATGGGTGTGA
- a CDS encoding HalOD1 output domain-containing protein: protein MIDKPASRADTDERQQLSHVVIESVAAATECSAHQLPPLHEAIDPDALNNLFASEGRTGGRSGGGHVSFRYHGCTVTVHASGRSVVERITDGEQ, encoded by the coding sequence ATGATCGACAAGCCAGCCAGTCGGGCCGACACCGACGAGAGACAGCAGCTATCGCACGTGGTGATCGAATCCGTCGCCGCGGCGACAGAGTGTAGTGCGCACCAACTTCCGCCGCTACACGAGGCGATCGACCCCGACGCGCTGAACAATCTGTTCGCGAGCGAGGGGCGGACCGGCGGTCGATCGGGTGGCGGTCACGTCTCGTTCAGGTATCACGGGTGTACCGTCACGGTCCACGCGAGCGGGCGGTCGGTCGTCGAACGGATAACAGACGGGGAGCAGTAG
- a CDS encoding TrmB family transcriptional regulator yields MDTDPDPVDDPRGAAIEQLEEFGLSAYAARTFVALVSLGTGTAKEVSQVSEVPRTRVYDAIDELHARGLVDVQQSSPKEFWAISADTTSRKFEREMEYRTSVLRTSLDRLNPAPRSEEQRGVWTVDGQTAVTDRVLEFVSGADDKIVYMTVEELLTEEIIDALCAAAERGVTISLGGVSADVRDRIRDEIPGADIFESLWVWSDTPAGRLLMVDDAQTLVSVLVPDSTSGEAGERAETAIWGAGETNSLVVVLRAIFTWRLQNAEDAAE; encoded by the coding sequence ATGGATACCGACCCGGACCCCGTTGACGATCCCCGTGGGGCGGCGATCGAGCAGCTCGAAGAGTTCGGGTTGAGTGCCTACGCCGCGCGGACGTTCGTGGCGCTCGTGAGCCTCGGCACTGGCACCGCCAAAGAGGTGAGTCAGGTCTCGGAGGTCCCCCGAACTCGCGTGTACGACGCGATCGACGAATTACACGCGCGAGGATTGGTCGACGTTCAGCAGTCTTCACCCAAGGAGTTCTGGGCGATCTCGGCCGACACGACGAGCCGGAAGTTCGAACGCGAGATGGAGTACCGGACGTCGGTTCTCCGGACTTCACTGGATCGACTCAACCCGGCCCCGCGGAGCGAAGAACAGCGGGGCGTCTGGACGGTCGATGGGCAGACTGCGGTCACTGACCGCGTGTTGGAGTTCGTGAGCGGGGCAGACGACAAAATCGTCTACATGACCGTCGAGGAACTCCTCACCGAGGAGATCATCGACGCGCTCTGCGCCGCCGCCGAGCGGGGCGTGACGATCAGCCTCGGCGGCGTTTCCGCGGACGTCCGAGACCGGATCCGAGACGAGATTCCAGGCGCAGACATCTTTGAATCGCTGTGGGTCTGGTCTGACACGCCCGCCGGTCGACTCCTGATGGTCGACGACGCGCAAACGCTTGTGAGCGTCCTCGTTCCCGATTCTACCAGCGGAGAGGCGGGTGAACGAGCGGAAACGGCGATCTGGGGCGCAGGCGAGACCAACAGCCTCGTCGTCGTGCTGAGAGCGATCTTCACGTGGCGGTTGCAGAACGCCGAGGACGCAGCGGAGTGA
- a CDS encoding DNA-methyltransferase has protein sequence MSGDDPSADPDRSLDTPGVGQAFETEHAVGVGDARALALPDESVDLVVTSPPYPMVEQWDDLFARLDPTVGEALEAAAAGSGDGRAAERAFDAMHGALAPAWNELERVLAPGGVACVNVGDATRSAGGRFRLWDNATRVADALSATGLDRLPGVLWRKPTNAPTKFMGSGTLPPNAYVTLEHEHVLVFRKGSRRSFDAGDPARYASAYFWEERNRWFSDAWDDLRGVDQTLDAGDARDRSAAFPFELPYRLICMYSTYGDRVLDPFWGTGTTTLAAMAAGRDSVGVERDPDLLDSFDADARRAPALSRERGRRRLREHRSFVAERDEPPGYDATHYEFPVVTKAERDIRLYAATTVESVAGGYRVGHEPIESLAE, from the coding sequence ATGAGCGGCGACGATCCGTCGGCCGACCCCGATCGAAGCCTCGACACGCCGGGCGTCGGTCAGGCGTTCGAGACCGAACACGCCGTCGGCGTCGGCGACGCCCGCGCGCTGGCGCTCCCTGACGAGTCCGTCGACCTCGTCGTCACCTCACCGCCGTACCCGATGGTCGAGCAGTGGGACGACCTGTTCGCGCGGCTCGACCCCACCGTCGGCGAGGCGCTCGAGGCCGCCGCGGCGGGGAGCGGTGACGGTCGCGCCGCCGAGCGCGCGTTCGACGCGATGCACGGGGCGCTCGCGCCGGCGTGGAACGAACTCGAGCGCGTGCTCGCGCCCGGGGGCGTCGCCTGCGTCAACGTCGGCGACGCGACGCGCTCTGCCGGCGGGCGGTTCCGCCTGTGGGACAACGCGACCCGCGTCGCCGACGCGCTCTCTGCGACCGGGCTCGACCGGCTCCCCGGCGTGCTGTGGCGCAAGCCGACGAACGCGCCGACGAAGTTCATGGGCAGCGGCACGCTCCCGCCCAACGCCTACGTCACGCTCGAACACGAGCACGTCCTCGTATTCCGGAAAGGGTCGCGCCGCTCGTTCGACGCCGGCGACCCCGCGCGCTACGCGTCGGCGTACTTCTGGGAGGAGCGCAACCGCTGGTTCTCGGACGCGTGGGACGACCTCCGCGGGGTCGACCAGACCCTCGACGCGGGCGACGCCCGCGACCGGTCGGCGGCGTTCCCGTTCGAACTCCCGTACCGGCTGATCTGCATGTACTCGACGTACGGCGACCGCGTGCTCGACCCGTTCTGGGGGACCGGGACGACGACCCTCGCGGCGATGGCCGCCGGTCGCGACTCCGTCGGCGTCGAGCGCGACCCGGATCTCCTCGACTCGTTCGATGCCGACGCGCGGCGCGCTCCCGCGCTCTCGCGCGAGCGGGGTCGCCGTCGGCTCCGCGAGCACCGCTCGTTCGTCGCCGAGCGCGACGAGCCGCCCGGGTACGACGCGACCCACTACGAGTTCCCGGTGGTGACGAAGGCCGAGCGCGACATCCGGTTGTACGCCGCGACGACCGTGGAATCGGTCGCCGGCGGCTACCGCGTCGGCCACGAGCCGATCGAATCGCTCGCGGAGTGA